In Bacillus sp. S3, the sequence TGCTAACTTTAAAATGATTGTCTCGTGCTGCGGATATTTGAGTAATAGCTCTTTTTGTGTAAATAGTTCAAAGTCTTGGAATTCAAAGCCGGGTGAAACCATGCAGCCCACTAATGAAAAGGTGTCTTGATCGTTAACGGAGGATCCAAAGATTGAATTCTTCGGAACCAATGCTTGAGGCACCTCTCCTTTTTCTAAATTCATCCCTAATTTTATTTCCTCATATTCCCCATTTTCGTGAATCACATGGATCGTCAATGGGCTTCCCACGTGAAAATACCATAATTCGTCTGATTTCAAACGATGAAAATGGGAAACATCATCTGAAGTTAAAAGAAAGTAAATACTCGTATAAAGCCTGCGGTGCCCATCAAAATTCACACTTAACTCATCATCAGATATTCTTTCCGTCGATTGGTACGTGCTTTTGTAGTAGCCTCCTTCTGGATGAGGAGCGAGTCCAAGGTTGATTATTAAGGATTGTATTTCATTTTTGTTCATATTAAAAATCCTTTCACTATACATTACTATTCCATTTGCAGGATGTGGAAAAATCCATTTTTATCATACGATACGTAGCGGGATTAATCAAAGCCGGACATAATATAAGCCGCTGTTAAGAAATTCATGATTTCATTTCCAATACTCGACTCATATAATGAATGAAATGTATTGTCGAGGTGAGTTCATGAAATTAAACATTGCAAGGACAAAAATGAGCGAAGCGGAGGCCC encodes:
- a CDS encoding cupin domain-containing protein, with amino-acid sequence MNKNEIQSLIINLGLAPHPEGGYYKSTYQSTERISDDELSVNFDGHRRLYTSIYFLLTSDDVSHFHRLKSDELWYFHVGSPLTIHVIHENGEYEEIKLGMNLEKGEVPQALVPKNSIFGSSVNDQDTFSLVGCMVSPGFEFQDFELFTQKELLLKYPQHETIILKLAYEILPF